In Anaerobacillus sp. CMMVII, a single window of DNA contains:
- a CDS encoding bifunctional diguanylate cyclase/phosphodiesterase, translated as MTYYDSLTNLYNLNGFLVDLPQRAIQLRKKYPVIAIAVISIDDFKRINSISGYIGGNLVLQKLADQLSQFIEKEEGIGRYFGDEFILLLKEESLEKLEERIKLLWEQCSTEMIINDQEYRLKISIGVAITNSSLIKVEEIVNQANIAKVQAKKQGGNRYQYYDINVNEVIKMEQKIENALYHAITKNELYLVFQPIVNLKTNSIIGSEALIRWNNKQFSKVSPLKIIEVAEQSGMIVDIGKWVLSEALKQNKRWHDLGYNNMFVSVNISAIQFEQPNFLDMLKAILEETAMAPQFLELEVTETNAMTMVEEKLEKMSKLKEMGIRIAIDDFGTGYSSLAYFTRFPINTLKIDRSFVNEIYKDENAKTIITTIINMAKTINIATTAEGVETIEQVKFLEEQGCDKIQGYLISRPVNPNQIEELLLREAK; from the coding sequence TTGACTTATTATGACTCATTAACGAATTTATACAATCTAAATGGGTTTTTAGTAGATTTACCTCAACGGGCGATCCAACTTCGGAAAAAATATCCTGTCATCGCGATCGCAGTGATCTCCATTGATGACTTTAAGAGGATTAATAGCATCAGTGGCTACATCGGAGGAAATCTAGTCCTTCAAAAGTTAGCTGATCAGCTTTCTCAATTTATTGAAAAGGAGGAAGGGATTGGTCGCTATTTTGGCGATGAGTTTATCTTACTCCTAAAGGAAGAGTCGCTAGAGAAACTAGAGGAACGAATTAAGTTGCTTTGGGAACAGTGTAGTACGGAGATGATCATTAACGATCAGGAATATCGCTTAAAAATCTCGATTGGGGTCGCCATAACGAATAGTTCACTAATTAAAGTTGAGGAAATCGTCAATCAAGCCAATATTGCCAAGGTTCAAGCGAAAAAACAAGGTGGTAATCGCTATCAGTATTACGATATAAACGTGAATGAAGTGATTAAGATGGAGCAAAAGATCGAAAATGCTCTCTACCATGCGATCACGAAAAATGAGTTATACCTCGTTTTTCAACCGATAGTTAATCTGAAAACGAACTCGATCATAGGTTCAGAGGCGCTAATTAGATGGAACAATAAACAATTTAGCAAAGTATCACCACTGAAAATTATTGAAGTAGCAGAACAATCGGGAATGATTGTAGATATCGGAAAATGGGTGCTCAGCGAAGCCTTAAAACAAAACAAACGTTGGCATGATTTAGGCTACAACAACATGTTTGTATCTGTGAATATTTCAGCGATACAATTTGAACAACCAAATTTTTTGGATATGTTAAAAGCCATTTTAGAAGAAACAGCGATGGCTCCACAGTTTCTTGAGCTTGAGGTTACTGAAACGAATGCGATGACAATGGTCGAAGAAAAGCTTGAAAAAATGAGCAAGCTAAAGGAAATGGGGATTCGTATTGCCATTGATGACTTTGGGACAGGCTACTCTTCGTTAGCTTATTTTACAAGATTTCCAATAAATACCCTTAAAATCGATCGCTCTTTTGTCAATGAAATCTACAAAGACGAAAATGCAAAAACGATTATTACGACGATCATAAACATGGCGAAAACCATCAATATTGCAACGACTGCCGAAGGAGTCGAGACGATAGAGCAAGTCAAATTTTTAGAAGAGCAAGGCTGCGACAAAATCCAAGGGTACTTAATCAGTAGACCTGTAAATCCAAATCAAATTGAAGAACTTTTACTTCGGGAAGCCAAATAA
- the hutG gene encoding formimidoylglutamase, with translation MTNFQYLKPSGSPFVDRHVTRFSDIVHTWDGRELLGVGLIGAPLSKSSISHSGAHLAPGTIRKAFAAFSTYSIEEDFELDKWDIKDLGDIVMHVTDIVQSQERIFTTLAEVYEQHPNFLPIILGGDNSITYPTVKALAKAKGRVGVIQFDAHHDVRNLEDGGPSNGTPFRSLLETQTINGNHLVQIGIRDFSNGKAYRTYATEHGVTIYTMKDVRERPIKALIKEAIEQLQNEVDVIYVSLDMDVVDQAEAPGCPAIGPGGMSASTLIEAITYLGEQPMVKGLEIVEIDPTVDFRNMTSRLAAHVVLHFLKGKEKAGLR, from the coding sequence GTGACTAACTTTCAATATTTGAAACCATCTGGTTCCCCTTTTGTTGATCGGCATGTAACAAGATTTTCAGACATTGTTCATACATGGGATGGTCGTGAGCTTCTAGGGGTAGGTCTGATTGGTGCGCCACTTTCAAAATCATCGATTAGTCACTCCGGTGCACATCTTGCACCAGGAACGATTCGAAAGGCCTTTGCAGCTTTTTCTACCTATTCAATTGAGGAGGATTTTGAGTTAGATAAGTGGGACATTAAGGATCTCGGTGATATTGTCATGCATGTGACTGACATTGTTCAATCTCAAGAACGAATATTTACAACGCTTGCTGAAGTTTACGAGCAACATCCGAATTTTTTACCGATTATCCTTGGTGGTGATAACTCAATCACCTATCCGACGGTCAAGGCTTTAGCGAAGGCAAAAGGTAGAGTAGGTGTCATTCAATTTGATGCTCATCACGATGTTCGTAACTTAGAGGATGGTGGTCCTTCAAATGGAACTCCATTCCGCAGTTTGCTAGAAACACAAACAATCAACGGAAATCATCTAGTTCAAATTGGAATTCGTGATTTTTCGAATGGAAAGGCATACCGGACGTATGCAACAGAACACGGAGTAACAATCTATACGATGAAAGATGTTCGTGAACGTCCAATTAAAGCTCTGATCAAAGAGGCAATTGAGCAGTTGCAGAATGAAGTCGATGTCATTTATGTGTCACTTGATATGGATGTTGTTGATCAAGCTGAAGCTCCGGGGTGCCCGGCGATTGGACCTGGTGGAATGAGTGCATCGACGTTAATTGAAGCAATCACTTACTTAGGTGAACAGCCGATGGTCAAAGGCTTAGAAATTGTCGAAATAGACCCAACAGTAGATTTCAGAAATATGACAAGTAGATTAGCAGCCCATGTTGTCTTGCACTTTTTAAAAGGGAAGGAAAAAGCAGGGTTGCGATAA
- a CDS encoding cache domain-containing protein, producing MPIVIISHEVRRDEGLVGLVNIVIENTFLNSVAKSINLGKTGYAWIVDQDGRVVAHPDNTIGENRHITELVPINQENIAAFNKEDSIGWLELESNLGEQTFIFYKGIEGSPGWTLLLSINKEEVLGELSSARVKIILFFIMGLILMSIFAFYYATTISKPILELKKVFEKAETGDLNVVADVRVKNEVGAAAKSFNQMLRQIKS from the coding sequence ATACCAATTGTCATTATTTCTCATGAAGTAAGAAGAGATGAAGGGTTAGTTGGTTTAGTCAATATTGTGATCGAAAATACCTTCTTAAATAGTGTTGCCAAATCAATAAACCTTGGAAAAACGGGCTACGCTTGGATTGTTGATCAAGATGGAAGAGTTGTTGCCCATCCGGACAACACGATTGGAGAGAACCGACATATAACTGAACTAGTTCCAATTAATCAAGAGAACATTGCTGCCTTTAACAAAGAAGATAGTATAGGTTGGTTAGAACTGGAGTCCAATTTAGGTGAACAAACGTTTATTTTTTACAAAGGGATTGAAGGCTCCCCGGGATGGACGTTATTACTTTCAATTAACAAAGAAGAGGTACTAGGAGAATTAAGTAGTGCCCGTGTGAAAATTATTTTGTTTTTTATCATGGGACTTATTTTAATGAGTATCTTTGCTTTTTATTATGCAACGACAATTTCCAAACCGATTTTAGAACTCAAAAAGGTGTTTGAAAAAGCGGAAACAGGAGATTTGAATGTTGTTGCTGATGTCAGAGTGAAAAATGAAGTAGGGGCAGCTGCCAAGAGCTTTAATCAAATGCTGAGGCAAATAAAAAGTTGA